In Numidum massiliense, a single genomic region encodes these proteins:
- a CDS encoding ABC transporter permease yields MTGHVYYKEMVDTMRDRKTLLLSIMFPIMFMVGLIFLFEFVMFADSTDQIKVAVSKGNTPVHEWLKESDKFRVTAVSDPVQRVKDGEAAIAVKVPSNFAKKMAANETPEIATVIDPGSQKGNEAAELLGSYFAGKKQTLIYERLAANNIDVKTIEPFQLAQKNIGGEEEHASLMMLGMFAQMVIVFAVLMGGMPAANDLFAGEKERKTMEALLMTPVKRLHLIVGKWLAIATLGIISGIFSVVTLIVSVTFFTEKLSAALKLDDSLFPFIGTLLIGIVALAFLLASIEMIASLAANTMKEAQNYIAPISMLVMVPYFLLINTSVNELATYHFLIPVMNVCALIKQLIFGVYDVTSVVYVVASSLVFIGLTFGIAYAMFKKGKWVLGKS; encoded by the coding sequence ATGACGGGGCACGTTTACTACAAGGAAATGGTCGATACGATGCGCGACCGCAAAACACTTCTGCTTAGCATTATGTTTCCTATTATGTTCATGGTCGGGCTTATTTTCTTGTTTGAGTTCGTGATGTTCGCGGACAGTACGGATCAGATCAAGGTTGCGGTGAGCAAAGGCAACACCCCGGTGCACGAATGGCTGAAAGAATCAGATAAGTTTCGTGTCACCGCAGTTAGTGACCCCGTACAGCGAGTAAAAGACGGAGAAGCGGCAATTGCTGTCAAGGTGCCGTCCAATTTTGCGAAAAAAATGGCGGCGAACGAAACTCCGGAAATCGCTACCGTCATTGATCCGGGAAGCCAAAAGGGGAATGAAGCCGCAGAACTGTTAGGCAGTTATTTTGCAGGAAAAAAACAAACGCTCATTTACGAACGCCTCGCGGCAAACAATATTGATGTAAAGACGATTGAACCGTTTCAGCTTGCCCAAAAGAATATCGGCGGCGAAGAAGAACACGCCTCGCTCATGATGCTTGGCATGTTTGCACAGATGGTCATCGTGTTTGCGGTACTCATGGGCGGCATGCCAGCGGCGAACGATTTGTTCGCCGGAGAGAAGGAGCGGAAGACGATGGAGGCGTTACTCATGACTCCGGTGAAACGGCTGCACCTCATCGTCGGCAAGTGGCTAGCGATCGCTACTTTAGGGATCATAAGCGGTATCTTCTCCGTCGTAACGTTAATCGTATCGGTGACCTTTTTTACGGAAAAATTATCGGCGGCGTTAAAGTTAGACGACAGTTTGTTCCCCTTCATCGGGACGTTACTCATCGGCATTGTGGCACTCGCCTTTTTACTCGCCAGCATCGAAATGATCGCCAGCCTTGCCGCGAATACGATGAAGGAAGCGCAAAACTATATCGCACCGATCTCGATGCTCGTCATGGTGCCGTACTTTTTACTCATCAATACGTCGGTTAACGAATTGGCGACCTACCACTTCCTCATTCCGGTGATGAACGTGTGTGCCTTAATTAAGCAGTTGATTTTCGGCGTGTACGATGTGACGAGTGTCGTCTACGTCGTTGCCAGTTCGCTCGTCTTTATCGGTCTCACGTTCGGCATCGCCTATGCGATGTTCAAAAAAGGGAAGTGGGTACTCGGCAAGTCTTAA
- a CDS encoding ATP-binding cassette domain-containing protein gives MIEVNGVSRQFREKNKTIHAVQDVSFTVKRGEVVGLLGENGAGKTTLLRMISTVLEPSAGTIAIGGVDVTRAPEKIKRRIGVLFGSETGLYDRLTARENLKYFAKMYGLSKHETNVRINDLAIRFGMKDYLDRKVGGFSKGMRQKVTIARTLLHDPDVILLDEPTTGLDITSANMFREVIHRLRKEGKTIIFSSHIMDEVEQLCESLVMIHKGRLVYSGTKAELFRQEESDDLNYIFMSRLVRGATA, from the coding sequence GTGATCGAAGTTAACGGTGTTTCCCGACAGTTCCGGGAGAAAAATAAAACGATTCACGCCGTACAAGACGTGTCGTTTACAGTGAAGCGAGGGGAGGTCGTCGGGTTGCTCGGCGAAAACGGCGCCGGCAAAACGACGCTGCTGCGCATGATCTCGACGGTGCTCGAGCCCAGCGCGGGGACGATCGCCATAGGCGGCGTCGACGTGACGCGTGCGCCAGAAAAAATTAAACGGCGCATCGGCGTGCTGTTCGGAAGTGAAACCGGGTTGTACGACCGACTGACGGCGCGGGAAAACTTAAAGTACTTTGCGAAAATGTACGGGTTGAGTAAGCACGAAACGAATGTGCGCATTAACGACTTGGCGATCCGCTTCGGGATGAAAGACTACCTCGACCGCAAAGTCGGCGGCTTTTCCAAAGGGATGCGGCAAAAGGTGACCATCGCGCGTACGTTGCTACACGATCCAGACGTCATTTTGCTCGACGAGCCGACGACTGGGCTCGACATCACGTCGGCGAACATGTTTCGCGAAGTGATTCACCGCTTGCGCAAAGAAGGGAAAACAATTATTTTTTCCAGCCACATCATGGACGAAGTCGAGCAGCTATGCGAGTCTCTCGTCATGATCCACAAAGGGCGTCTCGTGTACAGTGGCACGAAGGCCGAGCTGTTCCGGCAAGAAGAGAGCGACGATCTGAACTACATTTTCATGTCGAGACTCGTGAGGGGGGCTACCGCATGA
- a CDS encoding LytR/AlgR family response regulator transcription factor, whose amino-acid sequence MIEGTIKVGLVDDHPYDLEKMSLILSKEDDVDIVFATSDAKAAYEKLKTANIDLLITDIEMPHLSGYELADFINSYALDIKVIFVTGHSGYAVHAFEIAVLDYIMKPYSKERLLKGIQRLQRTEPTARERDKLVLKSKTDIVFIRTKDIIFIERTGRRTTIVAIDGEYTTYQSLNELEEQLSKRNFLRAHRGFIINIHFIKNFSLYAKNSYTVTFQQTDQTAMITKANLDKLQQQFF is encoded by the coding sequence ATGATAGAAGGAACGATTAAAGTCGGCTTAGTTGACGACCACCCGTACGATTTGGAAAAAATGTCGCTTATTTTGTCTAAGGAAGACGATGTCGACATCGTCTTTGCGACGAGTGACGCGAAAGCAGCTTACGAAAAGCTCAAAACGGCGAACATCGACTTGCTTATTACCGACATCGAAATGCCGCACCTATCGGGCTACGAACTCGCCGATTTCATCAACAGTTACGCCCTCGACATAAAAGTGATTTTCGTCACGGGCCACAGCGGTTACGCTGTGCACGCCTTTGAGATCGCCGTGCTCGATTACATTATGAAACCTTACTCCAAGGAGCGGCTGTTAAAAGGGATCCAGCGGTTACAACGAACAGAGCCTACCGCCCGCGAAAGGGATAAACTCGTCTTAAAAAGCAAAACTGACATCGTCTTTATTCGCACAAAGGATATTATATTTATTGAACGGACGGGTCGGCGGACGACGATTGTCGCAATCGACGGCGAGTATACGACGTATCAATCGCTCAACGAGTTGGAAGAGCAACTGTCGAAGCGAAACTTTTTGCGTGCACACCGGGGATTCATTATTAATATCCACTTTATAAAAAACTTCTCCTTGTACGCGAAAAATTCGTACACTGTCACCTTTCAACAGACGGATCAAACAGCGATGATTACGAAAGCGAATTTGGATAAACTGCAACAGCAATTTTTTTAA
- a CDS encoding sensor histidine kinase codes for MISTLHWLTIFFIYAGALAALALNPNITKSVSVLASVCTTFLCFLLWYGRRLRQLHIYLRTLPPRLTVPFLCVQLVFLLLLALPAPTASTLVSWFGLLLAGGLRQQLFPQWFRDTRNGQALRAEQTEREAAFRRVRAERHDFLKHVNVLQHLLTERKHREAEQYIDALCGEYTKTNASLKGEEGHIAAILLRYATLAERQQIALTYDLRLPLSQLPLPAVEQSKLLANLLANSFEAAEKVAEEVASKETNEGSESVVETTVEAAKESASAVTAETVPQIQIDDALGETSFVRPAIALSTEYYSGIYILTISNTTLPIASNRLDSLFKTFHPSEKGGEHEGLGTFIIADIVARHRGKLSFTYEPPLLTIKIKLPIVVKEHQ; via the coding sequence GTGATTTCTACCTTGCATTGGCTGACAATCTTCTTTATTTACGCCGGCGCGCTTGCTGCGCTTGCCTTAAACCCGAACATAACGAAATCTGTTTCTGTGCTGGCGAGTGTCTGTACGACGTTCCTCTGTTTTCTATTGTGGTACGGACGCCGTTTACGCCAGCTGCACATTTATTTACGCACATTGCCACCGCGGCTTACCGTACCGTTTTTATGTGTGCAGCTCGTCTTTTTGCTTCTGCTCGCGCTACCCGCACCAACTGCGAGCACACTCGTCAGCTGGTTTGGCCTCCTTCTCGCCGGTGGGTTGCGACAGCAATTGTTTCCACAGTGGTTTCGGGACACCCGTAACGGACAAGCCCTGCGTGCGGAGCAGACTGAGCGCGAGGCGGCGTTTCGCCGCGTGCGCGCCGAGCGGCACGACTTTTTAAAGCACGTTAACGTCCTGCAACATTTGTTAACTGAACGAAAGCATCGGGAAGCAGAGCAATACATCGACGCGCTCTGCGGGGAGTATACAAAAACGAACGCGTCGCTCAAAGGGGAGGAAGGACACATAGCCGCTATTTTGCTTCGTTATGCGACGTTGGCCGAGCGACAGCAAATCGCCCTCACTTACGATTTGCGCCTTCCGCTGTCCCAATTGCCGCTGCCAGCGGTCGAGCAAAGTAAACTCCTCGCTAACTTGCTAGCTAACAGTTTCGAGGCGGCGGAAAAAGTTGCGGAAGAAGTCGCCAGTAAAGAAACGAATGAGGGATCCGAATCGGTCGTCGAAACGACAGTAGAAGCTGCTAAGGAATCCGCTTCCGCAGTGACAGCTGAGACAGTGCCGCAAATACAAATTGACGACGCACTGGGGGAAACGTCTTTCGTCCGTCCTGCGATTGCTCTCAGCACGGAATACTACAGTGGGATTTACATCTTAACGATTAGCAATACGACTCTGCCGATCGCGAGCAACCGCCTCGATTCGTTGTTTAAGACGTTTCATCCATCGGAAAAAGGCGGGGAGCACGAGGGGCTCGGCACGTTCATTATCGCCGACATCGTCGCCCGCCACAGAGGAAAGCTGTCCTTTACGTACGAACCCCCGCTGTTGACGATAAAAATTAAGTTACCAATCGTCGTTAAAGAGCATCAATAA
- the cls gene encoding cardiolipin synthase, which translates to MKKRFQLLGIVIVTLIVGYALKQWSDVILYVTGIVIELVGMVITVRLLLWDKRSTNSKVAWIAVIFILPIIGVLCYLFFGRNPQRRPFHVNQTSEIAKLSDAVQALPRGDFGKTAPELALRMEHLTGFRAAYGNDVQLLTNGEETFPAMLEALKQARHHIHMQFYIYREDEIGTEIRDILIARSRAGVEVRFMYDDLGSKHLTESFLAPLREAGIDVHAFDPFRSILVARTANFRNHRKTVVVDGQIGFTGGLNVGEEYRSNTDEFTIWRDTHLRLEGTGVRGLQEAFLTDWVYMENEAGAADPFISEAGIQRYFNPTRAGDDWAQVVYGGPYDKEHCVRDAMLNLIDSAKSSVWITSPYFVPDEESLAVLRRVAMSGIDVKLLLPGKGDAFTSFHGSNAYVDTMLAAGAEVYAYRDDSFIHSKVVLIDEERAAVGTANFDFRSFRLNHELMVFLYEQNEAVTQLKRDFENDLAASRKYTIDDMKNKPVRQRLKENLSSLLSPML; encoded by the coding sequence ATGAAAAAGAGGTTCCAACTGTTAGGGATCGTCATTGTGACACTCATTGTTGGCTATGCTTTAAAACAATGGTCGGACGTTATCTTATACGTGACAGGAATCGTCATTGAACTCGTCGGGATGGTCATCACCGTGCGACTACTCCTTTGGGATAAACGGAGTACGAATTCTAAAGTCGCTTGGATTGCCGTCATTTTCATTCTACCGATTATAGGCGTGCTCTGTTATTTATTTTTTGGACGAAACCCGCAACGACGACCTTTCCACGTCAACCAAACGTCAGAGATCGCCAAGTTATCGGACGCTGTTCAAGCGTTGCCACGCGGCGATTTTGGGAAAACAGCTCCAGAGCTAGCCCTGCGCATGGAACATTTAACGGGATTTCGGGCGGCGTATGGCAATGACGTACAGCTTTTAACTAATGGCGAAGAAACGTTTCCCGCCATGTTAGAGGCACTTAAGCAAGCGCGACACCATATTCACATGCAGTTTTACATATACCGCGAAGATGAGATCGGTACGGAAATACGCGACATACTGATCGCGCGAAGTCGCGCAGGCGTCGAGGTGCGCTTTATGTACGACGACTTAGGTTCCAAACATTTGACGGAGTCGTTTTTGGCGCCGCTGCGCGAAGCTGGCATCGACGTGCACGCCTTCGATCCCTTTCGCTCTATCTTGGTCGCTCGTACGGCCAACTTTCGCAACCACCGCAAAACGGTCGTCGTCGACGGACAGATCGGTTTTACGGGCGGTTTGAACGTCGGTGAAGAATACCGTAGCAATACGGACGAGTTTACAATTTGGCGCGATACGCACTTGCGCCTAGAGGGAACCGGTGTGCGCGGACTGCAGGAGGCGTTCTTAACCGACTGGGTTTATATGGAGAACGAAGCGGGTGCTGCGGATCCGTTTATTAGCGAAGCAGGCATACAGCGTTACTTTAACCCTACTCGCGCGGGCGACGACTGGGCGCAAGTCGTGTACGGCGGACCTTACGACAAAGAACATTGCGTGCGCGACGCAATGCTCAATTTAATTGACTCCGCTAAATCGTCCGTCTGGATCACGTCGCCCTACTTTGTGCCCGACGAAGAATCGTTAGCTGTCTTGCGCCGCGTCGCGATGAGCGGGATTGACGTGAAGCTCTTACTTCCGGGAAAAGGTGATGCGTTCACCTCCTTCCACGGAAGTAACGCCTACGTCGATACGATGCTCGCCGCGGGAGCAGAAGTGTACGCGTACCGCGACGATTCGTTCATCCACTCGAAGGTTGTGCTCATCGACGAGGAGCGCGCCGCAGTCGGGACGGCCAATTTTGACTTCCGCAGTTTTCGCTTAAATCACGAATTAATGGTCTTTCTATACGAACAGAACGAGGCTGTCACACAGTTGAAACGGGACTTTGAAAATGACCTCGCAGCTAGTAGGAAGTATACAATCGACGACATGAAGAACAAACCAGTGCGGCAGCGCTTAAAAGAGAACTTGTCGAGTTTGTTGTCGCCAATGTTATAG
- a CDS encoding RNA polymerase sigma factor, with the protein MNDQQQELRRMFEKFYQRVYQTAFYVVKDVHLAQDVLQETFIKAFRHIERCPEGEQAGAWLATIASRTAIDFVRKQSRRPAVPLDTAIIEANAMRREVASSVERQVENAFTVEEVLRKIDTLRPKARSVAILKFLHELKDDEIAEALDLKVGTVKSRLYRVKKELRLSMQRKRMMNSASL; encoded by the coding sequence ATGAACGACCAACAGCAAGAATTGCGGCGTATGTTTGAAAAGTTTTATCAACGCGTCTATCAAACGGCGTTTTACGTCGTAAAAGATGTCCACTTAGCGCAGGACGTGTTGCAGGAGACATTTATAAAAGCATTCCGCCACATTGAGCGGTGTCCGGAAGGTGAACAGGCAGGGGCGTGGCTAGCGACGATTGCCTCGCGCACGGCAATCGATTTTGTCCGCAAGCAAAGCAGGCGACCCGCTGTGCCTTTAGATACAGCCATAATCGAAGCGAATGCAATGAGGCGCGAAGTTGCCTCGTCGGTTGAGCGACAAGTAGAAAATGCGTTCACGGTTGAGGAAGTCCTCCGCAAAATTGACACCCTACGTCCGAAAGCGCGCTCGGTCGCGATCCTAAAATTTTTACACGAACTAAAAGACGACGAGATTGCAGAGGCTCTCGATTTAAAAGTCGGTACCGTCAAGTCGAGACTGTATCGCGTAAAAAAAGAGTTGCGCCTCTCGATGCAGCGCAAACGGATGATGAACAGTGCGAGCCTTTAA
- a CDS encoding ABC transporter permease produces the protein MSNFFSLVRNENMKLYRRLGTYVMIGLLVLAVIGVGMIHKFFEEQTGDWKTELREQNKEIEERTQEEAAEVEGGQASEAGGEAAIGDNMDAFDQHMYAINNYRLEHDIPPSETTLWGFMNNGVDLTSLVTLFTIIVAGGIVASEFSWGTVKLLLIRPVRRTKILLAKYAATLMFALTLLIVLCVATFLIGAIFFGFSGLGDPYLAFVDGKVVEKSMVGHLFTKYSLECVSLVMMVTFAFMISTVFRTDALAIGLSIFLMFTGNTLVFSLSKYEWVKYILFANTDLSVYFDGQPIVEGMTLGFSVTVLLIYFAVFFVTSLLVFKKRDVAA, from the coding sequence TTGTCTAATTTCTTTTCACTCGTACGCAATGAAAATATGAAACTGTACCGCCGTCTCGGTACGTATGTCATGATTGGCTTACTCGTCCTCGCCGTCATCGGCGTCGGGATGATCCATAAGTTTTTTGAAGAGCAAACTGGAGATTGGAAAACAGAATTGCGCGAACAAAATAAGGAGATTGAGGAGAGGACACAGGAAGAGGCAGCCGAAGTCGAAGGTGGTCAAGCAAGTGAAGCTGGGGGCGAAGCGGCGATCGGCGATAACATGGACGCCTTCGACCAACATATGTATGCCATAAACAACTACCGCCTCGAACACGACATCCCACCGTCGGAAACGACACTGTGGGGTTTTATGAACAACGGCGTCGACCTCACCAGTCTCGTGACACTGTTTACGATTATCGTGGCGGGTGGCATTGTCGCCTCGGAGTTTTCTTGGGGAACCGTTAAGTTGTTGCTCATTCGCCCGGTGCGGCGGACGAAAATATTGCTAGCGAAATATGCGGCGACATTGATGTTCGCCCTGACGCTGCTCATCGTCTTATGTGTAGCAACCTTCCTTATCGGCGCGATCTTCTTCGGCTTTAGCGGTTTGGGGGATCCGTATCTCGCCTTCGTCGACGGCAAGGTCGTCGAAAAGAGCATGGTCGGACACTTGTTCACGAAGTACAGTCTCGAATGTGTCAGTCTCGTGATGATGGTGACGTTCGCGTTCATGATCTCGACTGTGTTTCGCACGGATGCGCTGGCGATTGGCTTGTCCATCTTTCTCATGTTTACCGGTAACACACTCGTCTTCAGCTTAAGTAAGTACGAGTGGGTGAAATACATTTTGTTCGCCAATACGGATCTTAGCGTGTACTTTGACGGCCAGCCCATCGTCGAAGGGATGACGCTCGGCTTTTCCGTCACCGTCCTGCTCATCTACTTTGCTGTCTTTTTCGTCACGTCGCTGCTCGTGTTTAAAAAACGCGACGTCGCCGCGTAG
- a CDS encoding ABC transporter ATP-binding protein — translation MPVKPIVQLTHVTKKIGSKTIIDDLSFDIYPGEVLGLLGPNGAGKTTTIRMIVGLMGLTRGDIVINGYSIEKQYVQAAAHVGAIVENPEMYKFLSGYQNLVHYGRMIKGIDKRRIDEVIRLVGLEKRIKEKVKTYSLGMRQRLGLAQALLHSPKLLILDEPTNGLDPAGIREIREYLRKLAHEENVAVLVSSHLLSEMELMCDRIAVIQNGRLIDVQTVQAFVSEEQQMAVTFNVEPLAEAQKVVQQSFPKHTVQREQSALVVELEREQIPQLTTQLVQAGVRVYGIATVKKSLEDKFIEVTGGKQVV, via the coding sequence ATGCCAGTTAAACCAATCGTTCAATTGACACACGTCACTAAAAAAATCGGCAGTAAGACAATTATCGACGACTTGTCCTTCGACATTTATCCAGGAGAAGTACTCGGTCTGTTGGGTCCGAACGGCGCTGGGAAGACGACGACGATCCGCATGATCGTCGGCCTTATGGGGCTGACGAGAGGCGATATCGTCATTAACGGCTACAGTATCGAAAAGCAGTACGTGCAAGCAGCAGCGCACGTCGGGGCGATCGTCGAAAACCCGGAAATGTATAAATTTCTAAGCGGATATCAGAACCTCGTCCACTATGGGCGTATGATTAAGGGGATCGACAAGCGGCGTATCGACGAAGTCATCCGCCTCGTCGGGCTCGAGAAGCGAATTAAAGAAAAGGTGAAGACGTATTCCCTCGGGATGCGACAGCGGCTCGGGTTGGCCCAGGCACTGCTTCACTCGCCGAAACTGCTCATCCTCGACGAGCCGACGAACGGCCTCGACCCGGCCGGAATCCGCGAAATTCGCGAGTACTTGCGCAAACTGGCTCACGAAGAAAACGTCGCTGTGCTCGTGTCCAGTCACTTGCTCTCGGAAATGGAGTTAATGTGTGACCGCATCGCCGTCATCCAAAACGGGCGGCTCATCGACGTGCAGACGGTGCAAGCGTTCGTCAGCGAAGAACAGCAAATGGCGGTAACGTTCAACGTGGAGCCACTCGCGGAAGCGCAAAAAGTCGTGCAGCAGTCGTTCCCGAAACATACGGTGCAGCGCGAGCAAAGCGCGCTTGTCGTCGAACTGGAACGGGAACAAATCCCGCAACTGACTACACAGCTCGTGCAAGCAGGTGTGCGCGTCTACGGAATCGCCACGGTGAAAAAATCGTTAGAAGACAAGTTTATCGAAGTGACGGGAGGGAAACAAGTTGTCTAA
- a CDS encoding ATP-binding cassette domain-containing protein, whose product MIQLEHVTKTYLTKVVVDDVTATFPTGKIVGVIGENGSGKSTLLKLMAGLIRPSKGTVTISGRPATRRISDTVAYLSESETLYRQFTIAETVNFFASQFRDFNLQKATELMHFMQLDPQKKVSHLSKGHRGRLKMALVLARDVPVILLDEPLSGLDQFVRSAIVESLLSFLDLEKQTVILTTHELMELETILDVVVAIRAGKIVAMSDVETVREVAGQSLVAWLKNVYETKTNGLGGRNDAS is encoded by the coding sequence ATGATCCAGCTAGAGCACGTGACGAAGACGTATTTGACGAAAGTCGTCGTCGACGATGTGACCGCGACGTTTCCTACAGGAAAAATCGTCGGCGTCATCGGGGAAAACGGCAGTGGCAAATCGACGCTGCTGAAGTTAATGGCCGGCCTCATCCGCCCGTCCAAAGGAACGGTGACGATCAGCGGCCGCCCCGCGACGCGGCGCATTAGCGATACGGTCGCTTACCTATCCGAGTCGGAAACGTTGTACCGCCAGTTTACGATTGCGGAGACGGTCAATTTTTTCGCCAGCCAATTTCGTGACTTTAATTTGCAAAAAGCGACCGAGCTCATGCACTTTATGCAACTCGACCCGCAAAAAAAAGTATCGCACTTGTCAAAAGGACACCGCGGCCGCTTAAAGATGGCACTCGTCCTCGCACGCGACGTGCCGGTCATTTTACTCGATGAACCGCTCTCTGGGCTCGACCAATTCGTGCGCAGTGCCATCGTTGAAAGTTTACTTTCCTTTCTCGATTTAGAAAAACAAACGGTCATCTTGACGACCCATGAATTGATGGAGTTAGAGACGATTCTCGACGTCGTCGTCGCGATTCGCGCCGGAAAGATCGTCGCGATGTCCGATGTGGAAACGGTGCGCGAAGTGGCAGGGCAAAGTTTAGTCGCTTGGTTAAAAAATGTGTATGAAACAAAAACAAATGGGTTAGGAGGGCGCAACGATGCCAGTTAA
- a CDS encoding GntR family transcriptional regulator has product MGEQFITSKPIYLQIAERVMKKIVRGHLQPGSKLPSVRELALQFKVNPNTIQRTYSELERMEIVATRRGQGTFVTSDEAILAELREQLKREHVNMFVNDMKEMGVGFEEAMRIVRDAYGEGDR; this is encoded by the coding sequence ATGGGGGAACAGTTCATTACTTCAAAGCCGATCTACTTGCAAATCGCTGAACGGGTGATGAAGAAAATTGTGCGCGGCCATCTGCAACCGGGTAGCAAATTGCCCTCCGTGCGCGAATTGGCGCTGCAATTTAAAGTCAATCCGAACACGATTCAACGGACGTACAGCGAATTGGAAAGGATGGAAATTGTGGCGACGAGACGGGGCCAAGGCACATTTGTGACGAGCGATGAAGCTATCCTCGCCGAGCTTCGCGAACAGCTCAAGCGCGAGCATGTAAACATGTTCGTTAACGACATGAAAGAGATGGGCGTCGGCTTCGAGGAAGCGATGCGCATTGTACGTGACGCCTATGGGGAGGGAGACAGATGA
- a CDS encoding TorD/DmsD family molecular chaperone, with translation MNGTWPEVACGTKSRESTGRTPGCTVNVGHEEVGHKIVDHKKKNYGKKSYGKESCGKESKLHGSRASGRKGEEVTEADDDDRLEILRARSHVYLLLAQTFFGNFEPLVEAAKPLAVVLEREEQDLLKLVRQLKVTSLFDLKLQYDNLFVAPGPHYVPPFEAHHRLESWEGYEQLSQFYTSVGFHFPFTQLERLDHIGCELAFMHFLIEGEIASLVNGEAKKSPQLHTLQHAFLAQHLSVWVDAFARQVGQKLTRGFMRDVAAYMRRFIARDYAQFL, from the coding sequence ATGAACGGCACTTGGCCGGAAGTGGCGTGTGGGACGAAAAGTAGAGAAAGCACTGGTCGTACACCCGGGTGCACAGTGAACGTAGGCCACGAGGAAGTTGGCCATAAGATCGTAGACCATAAGAAGAAAAACTATGGGAAGAAAAGCTACGGGAAGGAAAGCTGTGGGAAGGAAAGCAAGTTGCACGGGAGTCGTGCGTCTGGCAGGAAAGGGGAGGAAGTGACAGAAGCTGACGACGACGATCGCTTGGAAATACTTCGGGCACGCAGTCACGTCTATCTCCTGCTCGCGCAAACGTTTTTTGGCAACTTCGAACCGTTAGTTGAGGCGGCCAAGCCGCTAGCGGTCGTGCTTGAACGAGAAGAGCAAGACTTACTTAAACTTGTGCGGCAACTAAAGGTCACGTCGCTGTTCGACTTGAAACTGCAGTATGACAATTTGTTCGTTGCACCCGGGCCGCACTACGTCCCGCCGTTTGAAGCACACCATCGCCTTGAGTCGTGGGAAGGGTATGAGCAGCTCAGTCAGTTTTATACGTCGGTCGGTTTTCACTTTCCGTTTACCCAACTGGAGCGGTTGGATCACATCGGCTGCGAACTAGCGTTCATGCACTTCTTGATCGAAGGCGAGATCGCCAGCTTAGTAAACGGCGAGGCGAAAAAAAGCCCCCAGTTACACACGTTGCAACATGCGTTTTTAGCGCAACACTTGAGCGTTTGGGTCGATGCGTTTGCAAGACAAGTCGGACAAAAGTTGACGCGTGGGTTTATGCGCGACGTCGCGGCGTACATGCGCCGTTTCATCGCCCGCGACTACGCCCAGTTTTTGTGA